CATGAAGACGGACCCTTTTACCGGCAAGTATCGCGGTACTTGCTCTATCTTGGCTCTCTGAGCGGCAGACCGCAATTGATAACCCACTGATTGCAGGTGACTGGATTGGGGCCACCTTTATACAGGAAGTTAATCAGATAGGTTATGTCCTGAATATTGACAATGCAGCTGCCGTTGGGATCACCGGAGCAGATTCTATAAGGCGTTGGTGCCGGGCCGCCCTTATAGAGGAAGTTGATAATGTGGGTAATATCCTGAATGTTGATAATACCACTGCCGTTGGCATCGCCCGGCTTGCAGTCGCAGACGAACGGGCAAACGGTTATAATGTACTCCACTTCGGTGAAAATCGGGCCGCCGAGCCACGTCCTTGAGAGACTCTGGAATTCCGTCGGGCAATTGAGACGCGAGAATTGCGCCGGATAAGTCTGATTGGAGGCGATCGGATACGCGGGTAGCCCGATAACTCCGCCGGGGCTTGGTGACTGGAGAGTCAGCTGATAACCATCATGATAATAAGTTCCATGTGGCCCGCTGACCAGGGCCAGATCATTATGCACCTGGGCCGGATGCATTGGCATCGGCGGATCACCTTCAAGCAGGTCAAAGAACGGATCGGAGATATAGACCGACGGCGGGTTTAGCAGACTGGTATCGACACCGGCTACAGTAACATAATGACCGCCGACTCGAGACCAGCCGCCCGGAACGCCAGGATCCGGCTGCCAGAACCCGAGCAGCATGATAACATCCTGGCTTCTCTTAACCTCACTTCTAATGAACTCCCAGGTTGGCTTCGCATACTTTGAAGCGATCAGGGTGTCATCCAGACCCAGCGAGGCCAGATAGCTGTTTATGCCGGCATGCATCGCATTGATATCTGTACCTAACGACCCCGTGCCCATCAATGCCGCCAGATTATTAACGACAGGCGGAACATTCACAGCATCATGGTCGTCCACCATAAGCGCCCCGGCGGTTATCAGGCGGAAATCATCGCTGATGGCCGGCGGCGGCGGCGAGGCCGGATTGATGAGATACTGATACTTGGAATCAAACCAGAACAAGCAGTTGGCCACGGCCACCGGTCCGCAATGCGTCCACTGCAGGCCATTGAACCATGGCATCTGCTTTTGGTCAATATCCGGCATGCCAAACGGGACATAATCGGGATAACCGGGCTTGTAGTAGACGGGATAATCGGGATCGCAGACATTGCCTAGATTGTCCTGGTCGGCATCCTCCTGTCCCGGATTATAGATATTGGGGCAGTTGTCGCAAACATCGCCCCGGCCGTCGCGATCGACATCCACCTGTCCGGGATTGGCAACCTGCGGGCAATTGTCGCAGACATCGCCGAGTCCATCGGCGTCGGCATCCGCCTGGCCAGGATTGTACTTATTGATGCAATTGTCGCAAATATCGCCGATTCCATCGGCGTCGACATCCTCCTGACCCGGATTATAGATATTGGGGCAGTTGTCGCAAACATCGCCAACTCCGTCGGCATCAACATCTTCCTGGCCCGGATTGTAATTATTGGGGCAGTTATCGCAAACATCACCCTTACCGTCCTGATCGACATCCTCTTGACCCGGGTTATAAATCGTCGGGCAATTGTCATTAGGATCGGGAATACCATCATGATCCGTGTCCACAACCGGGCAGATAATAAGGGCATACTCCAATATCGTATGGATAGGAGCGCCGGTGGGCGGAACATTCGGCATTTGAAGATCATATTTATTTAATCCGTAGAAAGACATCGCTTCCGCAGGATTAATCGGATAGCCGGCCAATTCCATAAGGAATGGAATCGGTCCCGACGGCTGGCACTGGCTCGGGATGACATAATATTTGTCGTGATAAATTGTGCCGTGAGGCCCGGAAATAAACTGGGCGTCATTGTGCACATTAGAAGGATGTGCCGAACCGGCCGGCGGTTCGCCTTCGTTGCGATCATAAAAGGGGTCGGAGATGCACAGTGCCGTAGTCAGCGGATCCCGGCAAGTACCGGCGACGGTCACATAATGACCGCCGATTCTCTCGCAATATCCCGGGGCAACCTCCTGCCAGAAACCGAGGAGAAGGATGACATCTTGACTTCTCAAGACCTCTGCCCTGATAGAATCAAACGGGAAAGTGGGATCAAGCGGCCGCAGGCGAACGGTATACGAATTGGTCAGGCCGGCATTATTGATCCACTGCTGGGCGCCGTTTGCCAGATCGAAGATAAATGTGCCGGGAGCAGTAGTATTAGTCAGACAAGTAACGCCCAGACCGGTGACGAAGGGAATGACATTAGTCTGGTCATGATCATCGACCGGATTTCCGGTATAATTCTGCACCAACGGGTAGTGATCATTAATTGCCGGAGGCGGAACCGGATTAGGTTCGAATTTGGAATCAAACCACCAGAGGCAATTGGCCAGCGCCACCGGCCCGCAGTGTGTCCACTGCTGTCCCGGAGGCATACCGACAAACCACCCATCCTGTTTCTGGTCAAAATCAGGCATCCCAAATGGAGCATAATCGATAAAAGAAGCCTTATAGTAATCACAGGTATCGGGTCCATGCTGGCAGTTGAGCGAATTGGTTTCACCCTGCACCGTAAACATTGGATAGCCGGGCACAGGAGGGGTAAAGCGATTGTACCATTCATACCAGATCCCATCAGTCCAATACATCCAGTTATCACATACTACCGGAGTGGGGTTGCCGTCATAAAGGAGTGATGGAGGTGCCGCCGGTCCGGGGTCATTATACTGGACGCCAATATAGAAGGGGCCATTGACACAGCATACGGTGGGGAAAACAGCCGTCCCCGCATTTGGATAATTCCAGGTGGTCTTGTCGCAGGTGATTGTGAAGCGGCACTTTTCAGCGCCAGGCCCTGCGCAGCTATCCTGTGGGTTGGCCATATCGTAAACGACAATGTCAACAGTGACCGGCCATTGGCAACCACCGTAGTCATAGAGTGTAAACGACAGCGATTGGATTTCAAAGGGATAAGTGGGCAGCGATCCGCAGGTGATCGGATTGAAATAGGTCACTGTCGCCACCCCGTTGACATATCCGCCAAAGTAATACGACGGCGTTCCGTTATGCTTCTGCAGGGCGCAGGCGGCCATTATTCCCTGCAAAGGCGGGCTTTGCAGCCCCTCCGGAAGCAGCGTGGCTTTCTGTTTCTCAGTCAATCCGGCTGTAATCCCCACAGCCAGAAGAATGAGAGGCACAAAAGACCACAAAAGTAGCTTTCTCAACATAGTGTTACCTCCGTTATAGGATTTTGGTTAATGGTGATTTTCTCGTTTGAGTGGGGCAAGAAAATTCCCCCCACGAGAGATTTTATGAAATAGTTGATGGAAGTCAAAGCTGCAAAATCATGGATTGGACAGTAAAGACATTCACTCATAAAATTCTAAATGCGTCCGAAGCGCTTTAACGCCATTCAATTTCAAGGCTGTTTGCGGAGATATCTCTCCTCTCCGGTTCTTCCGGATTAGGTTTTTTTATGATAAGCGAATCTAAATCACAAAAGGCTAAGGTCAATCAACTCTGGTTGAGTGTGCTCTTGAATCCTGACCTTAAAACCTTAAACAGCCGGCGCCATCCCCCTCATGCAAATGATCTCTGAGATCGTCAATTAAAAATCGAGCAGTACTAATAGATTAAGACTCTATAATCTCACTCCGGCTGATTATCTGCATATAATTAATCGACAAAACCACTTCTTGTCAACACTTTTTTTCGACCGGTCGCAAAGTAAATTGGTCATCGACCGCCTAACCAACTGTCAGCCAAGAGATAGAAGTCTGTAAATCGGCCGCTCCATCAGTCGATTCAGGGCGGCCCGGTTGGCCAGTTTTGCACAGGAACGTAAGTCCATGTTCTGCAATAGCCCGGCAATGAAACCGGCGCTGAAACAGTCGCCGCAGCCGGTGGTATCGCCCTGGCCAGCCCTCCGTTCCGCGACAACTTGCTCCATGGATAGAGTTGCTCTCTTTGCTCGAACGACGTAACATCCCTGTTTGCCGGCAGTGATAATATAAGCTCTCCCCGAAAGATAATCGGCGTTTCGACCGAGCCCGGTCATCAGGGTCTCAAAGGCCGATAGGAGACTATTCCTATCCGATATCGTTCCCACATCTATCCCGGCCAATATTGACAATTCCAGTCTATTCATCTGGAAGAAGTCCGCCACCTGTACGACTTTTTCCCACCCCGGCGGTTTTCGCAGGAACCGGGAGCCGTCTTTCCGTTTTCCCAATGTCAGGGAATGAAGGTCAATATATATTTTCCCCTTGAAACAGCGGCGCAGCTTCTGCAGCGATGACAGATAGAGGTCCCGGCCGGAGATGTAATTGACCAGAACAAAATCACAATCAAGCAGAGGATGGAGATCAGTGTAAGTCAATCTTCTGACTCCGCCGGTGAGAATTTCGGTTTTCTCACCATCGGGAAGATAGGTCAGATGGCAATGGTTGTTTTTCTCCAGAATTTTCCGGATATAGTCAGTATGCACTCCCTCCAGTTGACCCAGAATCTGTAAGATCGAAGCATAATGGTTTCGGCCGATATTGCAAACCGGATAGATTTCGGCTTTATCACCGATTAAATCGGAAAGAGCAACGATATTGTATAGAATTCCGCCCCAACCTTCCTTTATGGTGCCGTCAGCCAGACGGATCGAATCGCGGTTTATAGTACCGATAATACCGACTTTCATGGTTGTTCGGCAGTCAGGAATTTTTGAGCGGCATCGAAGACCTGATCGACAGAAATGTCGCGCATACAGCGCATGAAATCGTCGCCAGGCCGGGGGCAGACATTTTTCACGCACGAGATACAGTCGAGATTATCTTTGATAATGACGGTTTTTTTCTCCGATAGAGGCGAGGTTTCGGCCGGGTTGTCGGCACCGGAGAGAATGACCAGCGGTATTCCGATCGCCGCCGCCAAGTGCGCCAGCCCGGAATCGTTGCCGATAAAGAGACAAGCCTTTTTCAGAAGCGCCGCGGCGGAACCGATATCAGTCCGGCCACAGAGATTGACTATTCGTTTATCATCACCGGCGATTTGCGCACCGGCCGCCCGTTCCGAATCGGTTCCGACCAGGATAAGGCGGCCCCCGGATGAAGACAGGATAGTTTGAGCCAGAGCGGCATAGTTATCCGATCCCCATCGTCGCGATTCCGCCACCGCCTGCGGCGCGATGGCCACAAATTGCCCGGATTCGTCTATTCCATTCTCTCGGAGCAAAGTAATCGCCGCAGAATGCGCCGACGGTGAAATCTCCAT
The Candidatus Zixiibacteriota bacterium genome window above contains:
- the waaF gene encoding lipopolysaccharide heptosyltransferase II, whose protein sequence is MNEIVIRVPNHLGDCLMAYPAISAMASAAGDTRITLLLPQWAEPIYARMKNISLLPLDSGKLHGPGAIIFQSRILRKMKFDSGIILTPSFSSALILLLAGVRKRYGYRGEGRGMLLNHPVPKPDGIMHRARSYMRLIEHFTQNPLPDSIPQMEISPSAHSAAITLLRENGIDESGQFVAIAPQAVAESRRWGSDNYAALAQTILSSSGGRLILVGTDSERAAGAQIAGDDKRIVNLCGRTDIGSAAALLKKACLFIGNDSGLAHLAAAIGIPLVILSGADNPAETSPLSEKKTVIIKDNLDCISCVKNVCPRPGDDFMRCMRDISVDQVFDAAQKFLTAEQP
- a CDS encoding thrombospondin type 3 repeat-containing protein, producing the protein MLRKLLLWSFVPLILLAVGITAGLTEKQKATLLPEGLQSPPLQGIMAACALQKHNGTPSYYFGGYVNGVATVTYFNPITCGSLPTYPFEIQSLSFTLYDYGGCQWPVTVDIVVYDMANPQDSCAGPGAEKCRFTITCDKTTWNYPNAGTAVFPTVCCVNGPFYIGVQYNDPGPAAPPSLLYDGNPTPVVCDNWMYWTDGIWYEWYNRFTPPVPGYPMFTVQGETNSLNCQHGPDTCDYYKASFIDYAPFGMPDFDQKQDGWFVGMPPGQQWTHCGPVALANCLWWFDSKFEPNPVPPPAINDHYPLVQNYTGNPVDDHDQTNVIPFVTGLGVTCLTNTTAPGTFIFDLANGAQQWINNAGLTNSYTVRLRPLDPTFPFDSIRAEVLRSQDVILLLGFWQEVAPGYCERIGGHYVTVAGTCRDPLTTALCISDPFYDRNEGEPPAGSAHPSNVHNDAQFISGPHGTIYHDKYYVIPSQCQPSGPIPFLMELAGYPINPAEAMSFYGLNKYDLQMPNVPPTGAPIHTILEYALIICPVVDTDHDGIPDPNDNCPTIYNPGQEDVDQDGKGDVCDNCPNNYNPGQEDVDADGVGDVCDNCPNIYNPGQEDVDADGIGDICDNCINKYNPGQADADADGLGDVCDNCPQVANPGQVDVDRDGRGDVCDNCPNIYNPGQEDADQDNLGNVCDPDYPVYYKPGYPDYVPFGMPDIDQKQMPWFNGLQWTHCGPVAVANCLFWFDSKYQYLINPASPPPPAISDDFRLITAGALMVDDHDAVNVPPVVNNLAALMGTGSLGTDINAMHAGINSYLASLGLDDTLIASKYAKPTWEFIRSEVKRSQDVIMLLGFWQPDPGVPGGWSRVGGHYVTVAGVDTSLLNPPSVYISDPFFDLLEGDPPMPMHPAQVHNDLALVSGPHGTYYHDGYQLTLQSPSPGGVIGLPAYPIASNQTYPAQFSRLNCPTEFQSLSRTWLGGPIFTEVEYIITVCPFVCDCKPGDANGSGIINIQDITHIINFLYKGGPAPTPYRICSGDPNGSCIVNIQDITYLINFLYKGGPNPVTCNQWVINCGLPLREPR
- a CDS encoding carbohydrate kinase family protein, whose product is MKVGIIGTINRDSIRLADGTIKEGWGGILYNIVALSDLIGDKAEIYPVCNIGRNHYASILQILGQLEGVHTDYIRKILEKNNHCHLTYLPDGEKTEILTGGVRRLTYTDLHPLLDCDFVLVNYISGRDLYLSSLQKLRRCFKGKIYIDLHSLTLGKRKDGSRFLRKPPGWEKVVQVADFFQMNRLELSILAGIDVGTISDRNSLLSAFETLMTGLGRNADYLSGRAYIITAGKQGCYVVRAKRATLSMEQVVAERRAGQGDTTGCGDCFSAGFIAGLLQNMDLRSCAKLANRAALNRLMERPIYRLLSLG